The Elaeis guineensis isolate ETL-2024a chromosome 14, EG11, whole genome shotgun sequence genome has a segment encoding these proteins:
- the LOC105057153 gene encoding uncharacterized protein has translation MAASRDVLLHENGSAAESDADSDVSGPDGDYRPISASDDGAASDSDDDGGFGVSSPVCSNGCSGLIHGQNSNPSFFQIHMVNGISGLDLNGHGEGGGMEEDDHDDEEEEEEEEERAREREASISRAFREDESRRSAPLTPENAARIVDAMRGVSFQGIPPDWVNRVPEDQWVNQLRRLRGEDTPQN, from the exons ATGGCCGCTTCACGCGACGTTCTCCTCCAcg AGAATGGCTCGGCTGCGGAATCCGACGCCGATTCCGACGTCTCCGGCCCCGACGGCGACTACCGCCCGATCTCCGCCTCTGATGACGGCGCCGCCTCCGACTCCGACGATGATGGAGGTTTCGGAGTCTCTTCCCCCGTCTGTTCCAACGGCTGCAGCGGTCTGATTCACGGCCAGAACTCTAACCCTAGCTTCTTCCAGATCCATATGGTGAACGGTATTTCGGGATTGGATTTGAATGGACATGGGGAAGGAGGAGGAATGGAAGAGGACGACCACGACgacgaggaagaggaggaggaggaggaggagagggcgAGGGAGAGGGAGGCGTCGATCTCGAGGGCTTTCAGGGAAGATGAGAGCCGGAGGAGCGCGCCTCTGACGCCGGAGAACGCCGCGAGGATCGTTGACGCAATGAGGGGGGTCTCGTTCCAAGGGATCCCTCCGGATTGGGTGAATCGAGTGCCGGAAGACCAGTGGGTGAATCAGCTCAGGAGACTGAGGGGCGAGGACACTCCTCAGAACTAA